A genomic stretch from Acidobacteriota bacterium includes:
- a CDS encoding tetratricopeptide repeat protein yields the protein MSGEQLKLFFKLYINPLAAMSQLIDKGRWLYGGLAVLVISLSIQFVIAAQTYSQLRVPFTRQVQPAAQPDNEHPASEEKSRTSDREIAPEAPEYYDEEGDAPLPPPDNRARLSAYLMQLLSPTGSWLTVVALALLYVPATILVISLLENIGSFGVAFNRDYGALLTCTLMAWAAAHLPLLVAGLLIVTLQKGWMVLWVVSLAAKLYFAALMVCALRIVCGARFSRAIGAVGVSWVAMLLQSMLWFLASPFLLFYLWRYFSNEAAGLGAIFSGRQSFRRNLEAAMLNPSDSEARYQLGLIYQQRRQYSEAKKYFQEAIAVNDRETDAHYQLGCIARQEGRLQDAINHFNTVVVQDDKHAHHEIWREIGATYLAAGMVEDAQTALERFVEHRLYDPEGLFHLGMTLQKQKRFEEAEAIFKRCAEAARTKLYDHSGQSRRWGRQAEKQLRSTQAPAT from the coding sequence GATTTCCCTAAGCATACAATTTGTCATTGCCGCTCAAACCTATTCACAACTGCGTGTGCCGTTTACCAGGCAGGTTCAACCTGCCGCGCAACCGGATAATGAACATCCCGCAAGTGAAGAAAAGAGCCGAACATCAGACCGCGAGATTGCGCCGGAAGCACCGGAGTATTACGACGAAGAAGGCGATGCGCCTCTGCCGCCGCCCGATAACCGGGCGCGACTTTCAGCTTATCTGATGCAGTTATTATCGCCCACCGGAAGTTGGCTAACTGTCGTGGCGCTGGCTTTGCTTTATGTACCGGCAACCATTCTGGTCATCAGTTTGTTGGAGAATATCGGCAGTTTCGGGGTCGCTTTCAATCGCGATTATGGCGCGTTGCTCACCTGCACCTTGATGGCATGGGCGGCAGCGCATCTTCCCTTACTGGTTGCCGGCTTGCTGATTGTAACGTTGCAAAAAGGCTGGATGGTTTTGTGGGTGGTTTCGCTTGCTGCCAAACTTTATTTCGCTGCACTGATGGTGTGCGCCTTACGCATCGTTTGCGGCGCGCGATTTTCAAGAGCCATCGGCGCGGTTGGCGTATCGTGGGTGGCAATGCTTTTACAATCCATGCTGTGGTTTCTGGCTTCGCCGTTTCTGCTCTTTTATCTATGGCGCTATTTCAGCAACGAAGCCGCGGGACTTGGGGCAATTTTCAGCGGCAGGCAGAGTTTTCGCCGCAATCTCGAAGCCGCGATGCTCAATCCCAGCGATTCCGAGGCGCGTTATCAACTGGGGTTGATATATCAACAACGTCGGCAATACAGCGAAGCGAAGAAATATTTTCAAGAAGCGATTGCGGTCAACGATCGCGAGACCGATGCGCATTATCAACTCGGTTGCATTGCCCGACAGGAAGGGCGATTGCAAGATGCCATCAACCATTTCAATACCGTCGTGGTTCAGGATGACAAACACGCGCACCATGAAATCTGGCGCGAAATCGGCGCGACCTATTTAGCCGCCGGCATGGTCGAAGACGCACAAACGGCGCTTGAAAGATTTGTCGAGCACAGACTCTACGACCCCGAAGGGCTTTTTCATTTGGGCATGACATTACAAAAGCAGAAACGCTTTGAGGAAGCCGAAGCTATATTCAAACGCTGCGCGGAAGCGGCGCGAACCAAACTCTATGACCACAGCGGACAATCGCGGCGCTGGGGAAGACAGGCGGAAAAACAGTTGCGTTCAACGCAGGCACCGGCGACTTAA